A window from Gopherus flavomarginatus isolate rGopFla2 chromosome 4, rGopFla2.mat.asm, whole genome shotgun sequence encodes these proteins:
- the ZNF318 gene encoding zinc finger protein 318 isoform X1, with the protein MYRSSSGRSGPPPSSHRSKESSSSGSRSSRSGTSGSGPGPGRGRPPSSASPPPPSRRHRSPSGHRAASRRSPSPHRSKRLPSPPGGGGPGRSRGRRGGEHGDSSSSRRRSPSLRSESSLEQSLRITVGNDRYCIDTPERRRLPDRLGSPVDNLSDMDRDDMADGPIFTRGLPCPRGLERYPSHEDPSSSPYIMRHDEDYRNRDVFLHRSDYSPHYGHREELPRGSDRDSDKLRKSSYPPRPEERGREAKRPRYDKDEKIHGMSGDHHGFTLGTRNYRRRSRGRSQSPSYLGEEFRELDRARRKREEEERSRNLNHDLSGGGYVIPGLTSTLQSSETRYLYRPDEAPSMPKKSILKKRVEVEMESPMQLEGFPSSSPSSKDLPLLSSHSSLSQSSSSTPFASEVENFLKRFNTDSVESVNKELHDGVYEWSSLPGLPNDNFTFEKKFGNFLSHKEKLEPKSEPTDRHTDFLLPHERASQDGSGFSRILGMMADSASAQEKRRRSFPDIEDEEKFLYGDEDEDSKTESSSVQKPPVGCGSEVTNQKVSPPPSPAVKLDSLEESNTEYAKIHDLLKTIGLDIGVAEIGKLAVRTQERLHGKKLASHSPDCRSSDARRLESWEMRRSRSDTRSPESSQQRSASPPGSFQPSKETSSLQKSEYSQSKAVGQEIPACPPEQSVPSVSLIPSAPPAPVSLPPTSVSQYRIPNYPQFTAAQMPQNYPPPTMAPHGYDAYGHYMAYAASGWPMYPPPQQPNPTLAEAHGLLTMAVPANPTRPNLRVIETVSMGKDSPNIKRGDSVLMQIPITTTTYSKMPLRLATRPLKSTTEKISDEKNRAAQKQKVIEEREKLKNDREARQKKLYYLKTELDRLRKQQGEMLRKKRREKDGHKDPLLAEVNRLQENIMKEISELHKESDAAEKKQSELDKVAQILGINIFEKPRKPSMETKESTEKNSKSENAKGLEKTPFSNKESKTTNEKSRGKSPKPAESSSQSSKHPFQLANIYEYYDAGNHWCKDCNTICGTMFDFFTHMHNKKHRQTLDPYNRPWASKTQSETKQDFVKRIDKITVPAKGSEFLIPITGYYCQLCHEFFGDQISGEQHVKSHPHNEKYKKHVDENPLYEERRNLDRQAGLAVVLETERRRQNEMKRKLGEKQKEEKDEKKAKVAKKEETKSTPELGEGVSETGNTQAKMDTTGRKLGIKLKLKKEEKKEDSKKEEKKEDSKKEEKKEDSKKEEKKEDSKKESPTQSSFGKFSWKKNEREDKNQGAVAAPPKEESVEGSKDKEEGKSQSGKPHAKPIEIKLSGKTVIPHTSPWTPVASTSTQAKIRPNLPVPTMIFRKSATATVSKPAPLNTFLSIKSSGATTKPLPVVKESSADVLLPPDIISKAFGGEEVILKGTQEDMKVPEKNESCEKPPPPPPSIPPPAKQTAVIPADEVAPGVSESDQEMLAMPVRPPPPPPSTAFSDQAKKIEKRNSCLATANAKDLYDIFYSSGGKNSSDSKLASSPVPNGENFNIAKTERSTDMPANSKPSSSPSSMKETFQNIATYSEVSQVHSDEGASEPEKVEVQETSTPYTEKSTEIPNRVRGEVSYESQNILGLDFQAKSKEEEITQSKDQASVPWETEVEMETIDQAEISKKTPEPQIPEVSVTQLSEIKTVTHVKKSIEMREMGRTSGEQGVCKESQDPQIIEVQGNREEKSHIIVDAKTDVSNTSEKDIEMEDSELTGAQFELSLRHPASQLSERHNKIHKVGDPSLTEKKLSSDSCKTNTEIDSPDLPYVQSELVPERLDASSKVSEEKVSVAVVIEHDASLRRVKLENVNLERSQSAVIDEALQISEIQSRVSELTAKCPSELDSSQTSNKNEQVILVGSQSQSSQELPCTQTVDNPEINNGSNEVNVPVTCLTNIEMKNSILVVQEELRHERSSCVTLDSHHQEQGVTELVNACTANTGDPSSSLELMYDVENNTLRGPESDIKLGNFTAEKDALEIGGVDFSSAQSDMVQEPLDALPADFSMGHLGGGTLTHTEINQEVLSTSAANDFDLTTTYSEFSFEQSETLTLNFNMENEKDSLKPEDVKPSDTPILKAELELESIDFSLGDIEVEREHLGILTAGILNEDTEDLPKLETITSIGLEPSKTSELSIEQPVDEPEIIDFVALTSGDQEDKFCTLISESAVPHLESRLSNSDTAEVGMPVLEIQGIPPISEILLQVEESKDSTADIAEMPSLSCDGDSVENHAAGCIETVLPELKETPAKEGDSEDNGLCIVQSKIKTADSSLETNKLASVSSESSAESPVG; encoded by the exons GGATGACATGGCCGATGGTCCAATATTTACCAGAGGCCTCCCATGCCCTCGAGGCCTTGAACGATATCCCTCTCATGAAGATCCATCTTCCAGTCCCTATATAATGAGGCATGATGAGGACTACCGCAACAGAGATGTATTCCTCCACCGATCAGACTACAGTCCACACTATGGTCATCGTGAAGAACTGCCAAGGGGGTCTGACAGAGATAGTGATAAACTCAGGAAATCCTCCTACCCACCAAGGCCAGAGGAGAGAGGGCGAGAAGCAAAGCGCCCTCGGTACGACAAGGATGAGAAGATACATGGCATGAGTGGGGATCATCATGGTTTCACATTGGGAACACGGAATTATCGCAGACGGAGCCGTGGCCGAAGCCAAAGCCCATCATATCTGGGTGAAGAGTTCCGGGAGCTTGACCGtgccaggaggaagagagaagaggaagaacGGAGCAGAAACTTGAACCACGATCTGTCTGGCGGTGGATACGTGATCCCTGGCTTGACTAGCACGCTGCAGTCTTCTGAGACTCGGTACTTATACAGACCTGATGAAGCACCATCTATGCCCAAAAAATCTATCCTGAAGAAACGAGTAGAGGTGGAAATGGAGTCCCCGATGCAG cttgAGGGCTTTCCAAGCAGCTCTCCATCCAGCAAAGATCTCCCTCTTCTTTCAAGTCATTCATCTTTGTCCCAGAGCAGCAGTAGCACTCCTTTTGCCTCTGAAGTGGAGAACTTTCTCAAACGGTTTAACACAGACTCTGTGGAGTCGGTAAACAAGGAGTTGCATGATGGTGTATATGAGTGGAGTTCACTTCCTGGGCTTCCCAATGACAACTTTACATTTGAAAAGAAGTTTGGAAACTTCTTAAGTCACAAGGAGAAGTTGGAACCAAAATCAGAGCCTACAGACCGTCATACTGACTTCCTGCTCCCTCATGAGAGGGCCAGTCAGGATGGCAGTGGCTTCTCCCGCATTCTGGGCATGATGGCTGATTCTGCTAGTGCTCAAGAAAAGAGAAGGCGCAGCTTTCCTGATATTGAGGATGAAGAAAAATTTCTTTATGGTGATGAGGATGAAGACTCAAAAACAGAATCGTCCTCTGTTCAAAAGCCCCCAGTAGGTTGTGGGAGTGAAGTTACAAACCAGAAAGTGAGTCCCCCTCCTTCTCCTGCTGTAAAACTAGATTCTCTGGAAGAGTCCAACACAGAATATGCAAAGATTCATGACTTGCTCAAAACCATTGGGCTTGACATTGGGGTGGCTGAAATCGGCAAACTGGCTGTCCGCACACAGGAACGCCTCCATGGCAAAAAGCTGGCATCTCATTCTCCTGATTGTCGCTCTTCAGATGCCCGCAGACTGGAATCCTGGGAGATGCGCCGCAGCCGGAGTGATACTCGTTCTCCAGAGTCAAGCCAGCAGCGATCTGCATCACCACCTGGCTCTTTCCAGCCATCCAAAGAGACATCCTCTCTCCAGAAATCAGAATACTCTCAGAGCAAAGCTGTGGGTCAGGAGATACCTGCTTGCCCACCAGAGCAGTCTGTTCCTTCTGTCTCTCTAATCCCTTCTGCGCCGCCTGCTCCTGTCAGTTTGCCCCCTACCTCTGTTTCCCAATACCGGATTCCAAACTATCCACAATTCACTGCAGCTCAGATGCCGCAAAACTATCCACCTCCCACAATGGCCCCTCACGGCTATGATGCATATGGGCACTATATGGCTTATGCAGCCTCTGGCTGGCCCAtgtacccccctccccagcagcctaACCCTACGCTGGCAGAGGCTCATGGGCTTCTCACAATGGCAGTGCCAGCAAATCCCACACGCCCAAACCTCCGGGTGATTGAGACAGTTTCCATGGGCAAAGATTCCCCAAATATCAAGAGAGGTGACTCTGTGCTCATGCAAATCCCCATCACCACTACCACTTACTCCAAAATGCCTCTTCGACTTGCCACACGCCCACTCAAAAGTACCACGGAAAAGATCTCTGATGAAAAAAATCGGGCAGCTCAAAAGCAGAAG GTcatagaagagagagagaaactgaagaaTGACAGAGAAGCAAGGCAGAAGAAACTCTATTATCTCAAGACTGAATTAGATAGGCTGCGTAAACAACAAG GGGAGATGCTGCGGAAGAAAAGGCGGGAGAAGGATGGGCACAAAGACCCTTTATTAGCAGAGGTGAACAGACTGCAAGAAAACATTATGAAGGAGATTTCTGAGCTGCACAAGGAGTCTGATGCAGCAGAGAAGAAGCAATCTGAGCTTGACAAGGTAGCTCAGATCCTGGGgataaacatttttgaaaaacccCGGAAACCATCCATGGAAACTAAAGAATCCACCGAAAAAAACAGCAAGTCAGAGAATGCAAAAGGTCTGGAGAAAACGCCCTTCTCCAATAAG GAGTCAAAAACAACAAATGAAAAGTCCAGAGGTAAAAGTCCCAAGCCTGCAGAATCCTCTTCTCAGTCGTCTAAGCATCCTTTCCAGTTGGCCAATATTTATGAATATTATGATGCAGGGAACCACTGGTGCAAAGACTGCAATACCATCTGTGGGAccatgtttgatttttttacaCATATGCACAATAAGAAACACAGACAG ACCCTGGATCCTTACAACAGACCTTGGGCttcgaagacccagagtgagaccAAACAAGACTTCGTAAAACGCATCGATAAGATAACAGTTCCTGCCAAAG GCTCTGAGTTTCTGATTCCCATCACTGGATATTATTGCCAGCTCTGTCATGAATTTTTCGGAGATCAAATCTCAGGAGAGCAACATGTGAAAAGTCATCCCCACAATGAGAAATACAAG AAACATGTGGATGAGAATCCACTCTATGAAGAGAGGAGAAACCTGGACCGTCAGGCTGGGTTGGCTGTGGTCCTGGAAACAGAGCGCAGGCGGCAGAATGAGATGAAACGGAAACTGGGAGAAAAGCAAAAAGAGGAGAAAGATGAGAAGAAagcaaaagtggcaaaaaaagaggaaacaaagagcactccagagctgggagaaggggttaGTGAAACCGGTAATACTCAGGCCAAAATGGATACTACTGGGCGGAAACTTGGCATTAAGCTTAAATTgaagaaggaagagaagaaggaggactcaaagaaggaagagaagaaggaggactcaaagaaggaagagaagaaggaggactcaaagaaggaagagaagaaggaggactCAAAAAAGGAATCACCAACTCAATCTTCCTTTGGAAAGTTCAGCTGGAAAAAGAATGAGCGAGAGGATAAAAATCAAGGAGCAGTTGCAGCTCCCCCAAAGGAGGAGAGTGTTGAAGGAagtaaagataaggaggaggGCAAGTCTCAATCTGGGAAACCCCATGCCAAGCCTATTGAAATTAAACTCTCTGGTAAGACGGTTATACCACACACTAGCCCATGGACTCCAGTTGCTTCCACTTCAACACAAGCAAAAATTCGACCCAATCTGCCAGTCCCTACCATGATTTTCAGGAAGTCTGCAACTGCAACAGTAAGCAAGCCAGCACCTTTGAATACTTTTTTGTCTATAAAATCCTCTGGTGCTACCACCAAACCACTACCTGTGGTGAAAGAATCCAGTGCAGATGTTCTGCTGCCTCCAGATATAATCTCAAAAGCGTTTGGGGGAGAGGAGGTAATTTTGAAAGGGACACAGGAGGATATGAAAGTTCCAGAGAAGAATGAATCATGTGAGAAGccacctccccctccaccctcaaTTCCACCCCCAGCTAAACAGACAGCAGTCATCCCAGCAGATGAAGTGGCACCAGGGGTATCTGAGAGTGACCAGGAAATGCTGGCAATGCCAGTGcgccctcctccaccaccaccttctACTGCCTTTAGTGACCAGGCTAAAAAAATAGAGAAACGGAACTCTTGTCTGGCCACAGCAAATGCTAAAGACCTCTATGATATCTTCTACAGTAGTGGTGGAAAGAATTCATCTGATAGCAAACTTGCAAGTTCCCCAGTTCCGAATGGAGAAAACTTTAACATAGCAAAAACAGAGAGAAGCACAGATATGCCAGCAAACTCTAAACCAAGTAGCAGTCCATCTTCCATGAAAGAAACTTTCCAAAATATAGCTACTTACTCAGAGGTCAGTCAGGTCCACTCAGATGAGGGGGCCTCAGAACCTGAGAAAGTAGAAGTCCAGGAGACTTCAACACCCTATACAGAAAAGAGCACTGAAATCCCAAACAGGGTTCGGGGGGAGGTGAGCTATGAATCCCAAAATATTCTTGGATTAGACTTTCAAGCTAAATCCAAAGAGGAGGAAATCACACAGTCTAAAGATCAAGCTTCAGTTCCCTGGGAGACTGAGGTAGAAATGGAAACTATTGATCAGGCAGAAATTAGTAAGAAAACACCAGAGCCTCAGATACCAGAAGTGTCAGTCACACAATTGTCAGAAATTAAAACTGTCACTCATGTCAAGAAATCTATAGAAATGAGAGAGATGGGTAGAACAAGTGGAGAACAAGGGGTCTGCAAGGAATCCCAAGATCCACAAATAATTGAGGTCCAAGGGAACAGAGAGGAGAAGAGTCACATTATTGTGGATGCCAAAACAGATGTATCTAATACTTCTGAAAAAGATATAGAGATGGAAGACTCAGAGTTAACAGGAGCTCAGTTTGAACTTAGTCTCAGACACCCAGCGAGCCAGTTATCTGAAAGACACAATAAAATCCACAAGGTGGGAGATCCCAGTTTAACAGAGAAAAAATTAAGTAGTGACAGCTGTAAAACTAATACAGAAATTGACAGCCCAGACTTGCCGTATGTTCAGAGTGAATTGGTTCCTGAACGACTAGACGCATCAAGTAAAGTCAGTGAGGAAAAAGTTTCAGTAGCGGTAGTGATAGAACATGATGCATCCTTACGACGTGTAAAACTGGAAAATGTAAACTTGGAAAGGTCTCAGTCAGCAGTCATTGATGAAGCCCTCCAGATTTCAGAGATCCAAAGTAGGGTTTCAGAATTGACAGCAAAATGCCCAAGTGAATTGGACTCCTCCCAAACTAGCAATAAAAACGAACAGGTCATCTTGGTTGGTTCTCAGTCACAAAGTAGTCAGGAACTACCATGTACTCAAACGGTAGATAATCCAGAAATAAACAATGGTTCTAATGAAGTCAACGTCCCTGTCACTTGTCTCACCAACATAGAAATGAAAAATAGCATATTAGTGGTACAAGAAGAGCTCAGGCATGAACGTTCAAGCTGTGTGACATTAGACAGCCACCACCAGGAGcagggtgtcacagagctagTCAACGCCTGCACTGCAAACACTGGTGACCCCAGTTCCAGTCTAGAATTAATGTATGATGTTGAAAATAATACATTAAGAGGCCCTGAATCAGATATAAAGTTAGGGAATTTTACTGCAGAGAAAGATGCATTAGAAATAGGAGGTGTTGACTTTTCTAGTGCTCAGTCTGATATGGTTCAAGAGCCACTAGATGCTCTACCAGCAGACTTCAGTATGGGTCATCTTGGAGGAGGGACCCTTACCCACACAGAAATAAACCAAGAGGTCTTAAGTACCTCAGCAGCTAATGACTTTGACCTTACCACCACTTACTCAGAATTTAGCTTTGAACAGTCAGAAACTCTCACTCTAAATTTTAATATGGAAAATGAGAAAGATTCCTTAAAGCCAGAAGATGTGAAACCTAGTGACACTCCCATACTGAAAGCAGAGTTGGAGTTAGAAAGCATTGATTTCAGTTTGGGGGACATTGAAGTGGAACGTGAACATCTTGGTATCTTAACAGCAGGAATTCTAAATGAGGATACTGAAGATCTCCCCAAATTAGAAACCATTACATccattgggctggagcccagcaaaACCAGTGAACTGAGCATTGAGCAACCAGTGGATGAACCAGAAATTATTGATTTTGTTGCGTTAACTTCTGGTGATCAAGAAGACAAATTTTGCACCCTGATTTCTGAATCAGCTGTCCCACACCTTGAGTCACGCTTATCAAATAGTGACACTGCAGAAGTAGGCATGCCGGTTCTAGAAATACAGGGCATTCCTCCAATCTCTGAGATTCTTCTGCAAGTGGAGGAGAGCAAAGATAGCACAGCAGACATTGCAGAAATGCCATCACTGAGCTGTGATGGAGACAGTGTGGAAAACCATGCTGCTGGATGCATTGAAACTGTCCTCCCAGAGCTCAAGGAAACACCTGCAAAGGAGGGTGACTCAGAGGACAATGGATTGTGCATTGTTCAGAGCAAGATAAAAACTGCTGACAGTAGTTTAGAAACTAACAAGCTAGCTTCAGTAAGTTCTGAAAGCTCAGCAGAAAGCCCAGTAGGTTGA